In Streptomyces paludis, the genomic stretch CCTCGACGAACTCTGCCGCGAGCGCGCCGAACGCCTGGGCGAGCTGCAATTCCTGCTGGAACCCGACCTCAAGGAGGCCCGGGGCGGCCTCCGCGACGCCACCGCCCTGCGCGCCGTCGCCGCCTCCTGGCTCGCCGACGCCCCCCGCGAAGGGCTCGCCGACGCCCGCCGCGCGCTCCTGGACGCCCGGGACGCCCTGCACCTGACCACCGGCCGCGCCACCGACCGGCTCGCCCTCCAGGAACAGGACCCCGTCGCCGCCGAACTCGGCCTGCTCGACGCAGACGCCCTGCTCCGCCAGGTCTACGAGGCCGCCCGTACGGTGTCGTACGCCTCCGACGTCACCTGGCGCGAGGTGAACCGGGTGCTCCGCTCCCGGTCCGTACGGCCCCGGCTGCGCGCCATGCTCGGCGGCAAACCGGTCCCCGAGCGCACCCCGCTCGCCGAAGGCGTCGTCGAACACGACGGCGAGGTCGTCCTCGCCCGTACCGCCCGCCCCGAACGCGACTCCGTGCTCCCGCTGCGCGCCGCCGCCGCGGCCGCCCAGGCCGGGCTGCCGATCTCGCTGCACGCCGTACGCCGGCTCGCCGCCGCCGCCAAACCACTGCCCGTACCGTGGCCCGCCGAGGCCCGCGAGGAGCTGGTCACGCTGCTCGGCGCCGGCGAGTCCACCGTCCCCGTCTGGGAGGCGCTCGAAGCCGAGGGGCTGATCACCCGGCTGCTGCCCGACTGGGAACGGGTCCGCTGCCGCCCCCAGCGCAACCCCGTCCATACCTGGACCGTTGACCGCCACCTCGTCCAGACCGCCGTCCAGGCGTCCTCGCTGACCCGCCGTGTAAGCCGCCCCGACCTCCTCCTCGTCTGCGCCCTCCTCCACGACATCGGCAAGGGCTGGCCCGGCGACCACTCGGTGGCCGGCGAGGTCATCGCCCGCGATGTCGCCGCCCGGATCGGCTTCGACCACGACGACACCGCCGTCGTCGCCACCGTCGTCCGCCACCACCTGCTGCTCGTCGACACCGCGACCCGGCGCGACCTGGACGACCCCGCCACCGTCGGCTCCGTCGCCTCCCGCGTCGGCTCCCTCACCACCCTGGAACTCCTGCACGCCCTCACCGAGGCCGACGCGCTGGCCACCGGACCGGCGGCCTGGTCGTCCTGGCGCGCCTCGCTCGTCGCCGACCTCGTCGCGCGCGTGGCCGCCGTCCTCGCCGGCGAGGACCCCGCGGAGCCCGAACCCGCCGCGCCCAGCGCCGAGCAGGAACGCCTCGCCGTCGAGGCGCTGCGCACCGGCGGGCCCGTACTCGCGCTGCACGCGCAGACCGAGCCCGCGCAGGACGGCGACCCCGGGGGCGCCCCCGAACCCGTCGGCGTCGAACTCCACATCGCCCTGCCCGACCGGCCCGGGGTGCTGCCCGCCGCGGCGGGAGTCCTCGCGCTGCACCGGCTCACCGTACGGGCGGCCGATCTGCGCGCGATCGAACTGCCCACCGAACTCGGCACCTCGGAAGTGCTCCTGCTGAGCTGGCGCGTCGCCGCCGCCTACGGCTCCCTGCCGCAGGCCGCCCGGCTCCGCGCCGATCTCGTACGGGCCCTGGACGGCTCCCTCGACATCCGCGCCAGGCTGGCCGAGCGCGAGGCCGCCTACCCGCGCCGCCGGGGCGTCCAGGCCCCGCCGCCGCGGGTCACCGCCCTGCCCACCGCCTCCCAGCACGCGACCGTCATCGAGGTCCGCGCCCAGGACGCGCCGGGCCTGCTGCACCGCATCGGCCACGCGCTGGAGACGGCGCGGGTACGGGTGCGCAGCGCGCATGTCTCCACCCTGGGCGCCAACGCGGTCGACGCGTTCTACGTGACGACCGACCGCGGGCGCCCCCTCCCGGCGGCGGACGCCGCCGAGCTGGCACGCGCGGTCGAGAGCGCGTTGCGCGGCTGACGCCGCGTGTGGCCCGGGGACGGCGCGCGTACGGCCGGGACGGCGGTCACCCGTCCCGGCCGTACGGCCTGCCGGACCTTGGCTGTCCACAGGGGCAGACCCCACCGCGTGCGGCCGGATACCCTGGGGGACGGTCCGTTCGTTCCGTACAACGGTCCCCACCCACCCGCCCCCGACCTGAGGATCCGCGACCGCCGTGTTCGACACTCTCTCCGACCGCCTCGCAGCCACATTCAAGAGCCTCCGGGGCAAAGGGCGCCTCAGCCCGGAGGACATCGACGCCACGGCCCGTGAGATCCGTATCGCCCTGCTCGAAGCCGACGTGGCGCTGCCTGTCGTCCGCGCCTTCATCGCGAAGGTCAAGGAGCGCGCGGCCGGCGCCGAGGTCTCCCAGGCGCTGAACCCGGCCCAGCAGGTCGTCAAGATCGTCAACGAGGAACTCGTCGGCATCCTCGGCGGTGAGACCCGGGTGCTGCGCTTCGCCAAGCAGCCGCCGACCGTGATCATGCTCGCCGGCCTCCAGGGCGCCGGTAAGACCACCCTCGCCGGAAAGCTCGGCCTCTGGCTCAAGGGCCAGGGCCACACCCCGCTGCTCGTCGCCTGTGACCTCCAGCGCCCCAACGCCGTCACCCAGCTCTCCGTCGTCGCCGACCGCGCGGGCGTCGCCGTGTACGCCCCCGAGCCGGGCAACGGCGTGGGCGACCCGGTCACGGTCGCCAAGGACTCCATCGAGTACGCGAAGACCAAGCTGCACGACATCGTCATCGTCGACACCGCCGGCCGGCTCGGCATCGACGAGGAGCTGATGAAGCAGGCCGCGGACATCCGCGACGCCGTCAGCCCCGACGAGATCCTCTTCGTCGTCGACGCGATGATCGGCCAGGACGCGGTCAACACCGCCGAGGCGTTCCGCGACGGCGTCGGCTTCGACGGTGTCGTCCTCTCCAAGCTCGACGGCGACGCCCGCGGCGGCGCGGCCCTCTCGATCGCGCATGTCACCGGCAAGCAGATCATGTTCGCCTCCAACGGCGAGAAGCTCGACGAGTTCGACGCGTTCCACCCGGACCGCATGGCGTCCCGGATCCTCGACATGGGTGACCTCCTCACCCTCATCGAGCAGGCCGAGCGGACCTTCAGCCAGGCCGAGGCCGAGAAGATGGCCTCCAAGCTGGCGAGCAGCAAGGGCGGCAAGGACTTCACGCTCGACGACTTCCTGGCGCAGATGGAGCAGGTCAGGAAGATGGGCTCCATCTCCAAGCTGCTCGGCATGCTGCCCGGCATGGGGCAGATCAAGGACCAGATCAACAACATCGACGAACGCGACGTGGACCGTACCGCCGCGATCATCAAGTCCATGACGCCCGGCGAGCGCCACGACCCGGTCATCATCAACGGCTCACGCCGCGCCCGTATCGCGCGCGGCTCGGGCGTCGAGGTCAGCGCCGTCAAGAACCTCGTCGAGCGCTTCTTCGAAGCCCGCAAGATGATGTCCAAGATGGCCCAGGGCGGCGGGATGCCCGGCATGCCGGGCATCCCGGGCATGGGCGGCGGCCCGGGCCGGGCGAAGAAGAAGGCCAAGCAGGCCAAGGGCAAGCAGCGCTCGGGCAACCCCATGAAGCGCAAGGCCGACGAGGCGGCGGCGGCGGAGCGCCGGGCGACGGGTCAGCCGGCGGCGGAGCCGGCCCAGTCGTTCGAACTTCCCGACGAGTTCAAGAAGTTCATGAGCTAGTCCCTCCCGGTGGGGGCCGGTTCGGGGTGCGGCTGGTTGTCCCGTGTGCCGGGGGCCGGGGCACTCCGGAGGCGCATCCCCGGATGCATGATTTACGCCGCCGCGCGGGCCGGTTCTTTGACTGCGGACCGTTCAGCGGCACAAATCACGCTCTACATCCGGGGACGTCACCTCCTGCGACCCCGGCCCCCTCCCGCCGGTGGTCGGCCGGGCCACGAACTCCCCGGGCCGGGGCCGGTGGGTCTGTGCGGGCGGGGAAGGGGGCACCGCAGGGGGTGCGTGTCCGGACGTAAAGCGCGATTTGTGCCGCTGAGCGAGACCCGCGGGTACGGTCCGGCCCGCACGCGGCGTAAATCGTGCAGTCCGGGCATGTGCCACCGGAGGGGACCCCGGTGACAACCCGCAGGTACCGCCGGGTCCCGCCCAAGA encodes the following:
- a CDS encoding [protein-PII] uridylyltransferase codes for the protein MTSLEETTEETDSGPSGYAAARLRLLQEKAQSGPPRRAALARLTDDWLNALFTTAAREAGVRGAALVAVGGYGRGELSPRSDLDLLLLHDGKSAPGAIAALADRVWYPVWDLGLALDHSVRTPAEARKTAAEDLKAQLGLLDARHVSGDLGLVTGVRTAILADWRNTALKRLPALDELCRERAERLGELQFLLEPDLKEARGGLRDATALRAVAASWLADAPREGLADARRALLDARDALHLTTGRATDRLALQEQDPVAAELGLLDADALLRQVYEAARTVSYASDVTWREVNRVLRSRSVRPRLRAMLGGKPVPERTPLAEGVVEHDGEVVLARTARPERDSVLPLRAAAAAAQAGLPISLHAVRRLAAAAKPLPVPWPAEAREELVTLLGAGESTVPVWEALEAEGLITRLLPDWERVRCRPQRNPVHTWTVDRHLVQTAVQASSLTRRVSRPDLLLVCALLHDIGKGWPGDHSVAGEVIARDVAARIGFDHDDTAVVATVVRHHLLLVDTATRRDLDDPATVGSVASRVGSLTTLELLHALTEADALATGPAAWSSWRASLVADLVARVAAVLAGEDPAEPEPAAPSAEQERLAVEALRTGGPVLALHAQTEPAQDGDPGGAPEPVGVELHIALPDRPGVLPAAAGVLALHRLTVRAADLRAIELPTELGTSEVLLLSWRVAAAYGSLPQAARLRADLVRALDGSLDIRARLAEREAAYPRRRGVQAPPPRVTALPTASQHATVIEVRAQDAPGLLHRIGHALETARVRVRSAHVSTLGANAVDAFYVTTDRGRPLPAADAAELARAVESALRG
- the ffh gene encoding signal recognition particle protein; its protein translation is MFDTLSDRLAATFKSLRGKGRLSPEDIDATAREIRIALLEADVALPVVRAFIAKVKERAAGAEVSQALNPAQQVVKIVNEELVGILGGETRVLRFAKQPPTVIMLAGLQGAGKTTLAGKLGLWLKGQGHTPLLVACDLQRPNAVTQLSVVADRAGVAVYAPEPGNGVGDPVTVAKDSIEYAKTKLHDIVIVDTAGRLGIDEELMKQAADIRDAVSPDEILFVVDAMIGQDAVNTAEAFRDGVGFDGVVLSKLDGDARGGAALSIAHVTGKQIMFASNGEKLDEFDAFHPDRMASRILDMGDLLTLIEQAERTFSQAEAEKMASKLASSKGGKDFTLDDFLAQMEQVRKMGSISKLLGMLPGMGQIKDQINNIDERDVDRTAAIIKSMTPGERHDPVIINGSRRARIARGSGVEVSAVKNLVERFFEARKMMSKMAQGGGMPGMPGIPGMGGGPGRAKKKAKQAKGKQRSGNPMKRKADEAAAAERRATGQPAAEPAQSFELPDEFKKFMS